A genome region from Myripristis murdjan chromosome 16, fMyrMur1.1, whole genome shotgun sequence includes the following:
- the LOC115374037 gene encoding mitogen-activated protein kinase kinase kinase 5 has product MYTTERRRMSLHEVKRRDPVWVSAGSLWQDPLAIELSNCNSKQVTSPRSRTRAVSVAYIVNEDASVPHTEENLSLKCLKEACADVHATFKTISFERISLGTTDILDSFYNADVAVVEMSDTFCQPSLFYHLGVRESFSMTNNIILYCYKQDSDLQALKEQCGSYTFIPYVVSPQGKVFACDATMMKGIKELMQPSFQLEPLLTPLVERLVHLLDNVHVQSSEYFRESILHDIRTARERFSGQALSQELGRIQKRLDTVELLTPDVVMNLLLSYRDIQDYDSIIKLVETLNNLPMCMVAAHQNIKFHYIFALNRRNRPGDRAKALEVILPIVESGGKVASDVYCLCGRIYKDIFISSGFSDHRSRDQACYWYAKAFEAEPTLHSGINNVVLLMAAGHEFDTSIELRKIGVTLSTLLGRKGSLEKMKDYWDVGFFLGASILANEHKKVIEASEKLYRLKAPIWYVGSIMETYILYRQFAKPPEVRSLKQETVDFWMELLMQACKPTVSTDRCPVLILEPSKVFQPALVCVSEEDESRTVQLKHVTPLKKGLHQWTFPASAIRGVSASKIDERSCFLYVHYNSDDFQLCFPTELHCKGFCELVNSLLQQAEAPVEDPSHLTGGILEYIYETNENGDKVVLGKGTYGVVYAGRDLSNQVRIAIKEIPERDSTYSQPLHEEIALHKRLKHRNIVQYLGSVSQDGFIKIFMEEVPGGSLSSLLRSKWGPLKDNEATIIFYTKQILEGLKYLHDNQIVHRDIKGDNVLINTYSGVLKISDFGTSKRLAGINPCTETFAGTLQYMAPEIIDQGPRGYGKPADIWSLGCTIIEMATGKTPFHELGSPQAAMFKVGMFKIHPKVPECMSDEAKGFIMSCFEPNPDNRATASELLKDGFLRLSSRKKARAPQESEPKDSITDYQRSQSVPVSILVEDTDSYSDIIDLSCSLDLRRAKSTLREDDISESPPNTSSFLPVPEDSPGDLSSPASTGENMGLFLLRKDSERRATLHRVLTDYISHVVSNIQDSVPQHSEGVSLTAEHITELISCLRENIRSPDRKQLTSSLLDLRATLIAAAVPLNNLQAVLFSFQDAVKKVLRQQQVKPHWMFALDNLLRHAVQEAITVLLPELKLQLQSSFEIEDSAPNKEEPSEAESPVVTPFNQVVTPPGTPPTPHIESINEMTPTAGPSYPTNLTLVNSWPLSDELRDLRQETRRLLSQLSEKEREYQELLRNSVQRKQEQIDTLRKAAVTEDHGLSSHRSSNPEVKALIRWLKAVPVDQDTIDKLLSHEFTLDCLLYMACRDDLMYCGIRGGMLCRIWAAITACRKNQLSTHIEESEDTVL; this is encoded by the exons CGGTGTGGGTGTCCGCTGGGAGTTTGTGGCAGGACCCTCTGGCCATAGAGCTCAGCAACTGCAATAGTAAACAGGTCACTTCTCCCCGGAGTCGGACTAGAGCCGTGTCCGTGGCATACATAGTCAACGAGGACGCGTCCGTGCCGCACACCGAGGAGAACTTGTCTCTGAAATGTCTGAAGGAAGCGTGCGCGGACGTGCACGCCACCTTCAAAACAATCTCATTTGAGAGAATATCCCTAGGGACCACGGATATTCTGGATAGTTTCTACAACGCGG ATGTGGCTGTGGTTGAGATGAGTGACACTTTTTGTCAGCCTTCCCTCTTCTATCACCTCGGCGTCCGAGAAAGTTTCAGCATGACCAATAACATAATTTTGTATTGTTACAAGCAGGACAGTGACCTACAAGCTCTTAAG gAGCAGTGTGGAAGCTACACGTTCATTCCTTACGTGGTGTCACCTCAGGGTAAAGTGTTTGCCTGTGATGCTACCATGATGAAGGGGATCAAAGAGCTGATGCAGCCCAGTTTCCAGCTGGAGCCGCTGCTCACACCGCTGGTTGAGAGACTGGTACATCTGCTGGACAATGTTCATGTTCAGTCCAG TGAATATTTCCGGGAGTCGATCCTGCACGACATCCGCACGGCACGGGAGCGGTTCAGCGGCCAGGCCCTGAGTCAGGAGTTGGGCCGCATTCAGAAACGCCTGGACACTGTCGAGCTGCTCACCCCTGATGTAGTCATGAACCTGCTGTTGTCCTACCGGGACATTCAG GACTACGATTCCATAATCAAGCTGGTGGAGACTCTGAACAACCTGCCCATGTGCATGGTAGCAGCACATCAGAATATCAAGTTTCACTACATATTTGCTCTAAACAG GAGGAATCGCCCCGGTGATCGTGCCAAGGCCTTGGAGGTGATTCTGCCTATTGTGGAGTCTGGTGGCAAGGTGGCATCAGATGTCTACTGCCTGTGTGGGCGGATCTACAAAGATATATTTATTAGCTCTGGATTTTCTGACCATCGCAGCAGAGACCAGGCCTGTTACTG gTATGCCAAAGCTTTTGAGGCAGAGCCAACTCTTCACTCTGGCATCAACAATGTTGTCCTCCTGATGGCAGCCGGCCATGAATTCGACACTTCTATTGAGCTGCGTAAAATAG gTGTGACCCTGAGCACCCTGCTCGGTAGGAAGGGCAGCTTGGAGAAGATGAAGGACTATTGGGATGTGGGATTCTTCCTGGGGGCCAGCATCCTCGCTAATGAACACAAGAAAGTCATTGAAGCCTCTGAGAAACTGTACAGGCTCAAGGCCCCCATATG GTATGTGGGCTCCATTATGGAGACGTACATCCTTTACCGTCAGTTTGCCAAGCCACCAGAGGTGAGATCTCTCAAACAAGAGACTGTTGACTTCTGGATGGAGCTGCTTATGCAGGCGTGCAAACCCACCGTCTCCACAGACCGCTGCCCA GTGCTGATTCTGGAGCCAAGCAAAGTCTTCCAGCCTGCTctagtgtgtgtgagcgaggaGGACGAGAGTCGCACTGTTCAACTGAAACATGTCACACCCTTAAAG AAAGGCTTACACCAGTGGACTTTCCCAGCCTCTGCAATCCGGGGAGTGAG TGCCTCAAAGATTGATGAGCGGAGCTGCTTCCTATACGTGCACTACAACTCAGATGACTTCCAGCTCTGCTTCCCCACCGAGCTGCACTGTAAAGG TTTCTGTGAGCTGGTAAACTCTCTGCTTCAGCAGGCTGAAGCCCCTGTTGAGGACCCGAGTCATCTCACTGGAGGAATACTGGAG TACATCTATGAGACCAACGAGAATGGAGACAAGGTGGTTCTGGGTAAAGGGACATATGGTGTTGTGTACGCTGGGAGGGACCTAAGCAACCAAGTACGCATCGCCATCAAGGAGATCCCCGAGAGAGACAGCAC GTACTCGCAGCCCCTTCATGAGGAGATAGCCCTCCACAAGAGGTTGAAACACAGGAACATTGTCCAGTACCTCGGTTCTGTCAGCCAGGATGGTTTCATCAAGATCTTCATGGAAGAAGTACCTGGAG GAAGTTTGTCATCTCTCCTGCGCTCCAAATGGGGTCCTCTGAAAGACAATGAAGCCACCATCATCTTCTACACCAAGCAGATCCTTGAGGGACTCAAATATCTTCATGACAACCAGATAGTCCACCGAGACATCAAA GGTGACAATGTACTAATCAATACCTATAGTGGAGTGTTGAAGATCTCTGACTTTGGCACGTCCAAACGATTAGCAGGGATCAACCCCTGCACTGAGACCTTTGCTG GAACTCTCCAGTACATGGCTCCAGAGATTATAGACCAGGGGCCTCGGGGCTATGGGAAGCCAGCTGACATCTGGTCCCTCGGGTGCACTATCATAGAAATGGCCACAGGAAAAACTCCCTTCCATGAGCTGGGAAGTCCTCAGGCAGCCATGTTCAAG gtgGGCATGTTCAAGATCCACCCAAAGGTGCCAGAGTGCATGTCAGATGAGGCAAAGGGCTTCATCATGAGCTGTTTCGAGCCAAACCCTGATAACAGAGCTACAGCGTCCGAGCTGCTGAAGGACGGCTTCCTCCGATTGTCTTCCAGGAAAAAGGCCAGAGCTCCGCAGGAGTCAGAACCTAAAGACTCCATTA CCGACTACCAGCGCAGCCAATCGGTCCCCGTCTCCATCCTGGTAGAAGATACAGATTCTTACTCAGATATTATCGACCTGTCCTGTTCGTTGGACCTCCGGAGGGCCAAGTCCACCCTCAGAGAAGATGACATATCAGAGAGCCCACCGAACACCAGCAGTTTCCTGCC GGTTCCAGAGGACTCTCCAGGGGACTTGAGCAGTCCAGCATCAACAGGGGAGAACATGGGTCTGTTTCTTCTGAGGAAAGACAGTGAGAGGAGAGCCACATTGCACCGAGTCCTCACTGACTACATCAGCCACGTCGTCTCGAATATTCAGGACTCTGTTCCTCAG CATAGTGAAGGAGTGTCACTCACTGCAGAGCACATCACAGAGTTGATTAGCTGCTTGCGAGAGAACATCCGCTCTccagacaggaagcagctgaCCAGCAGCCTCCTGGACCTTCGAGCCACTCTGATTGCTGCTGCAGTCCCTCTCAACAACCTGCAGGCGGTGCTGTTCAGCTTCCAAGATGCT GTGAAGAAGGTGTTGAGGCAACAGCAGGTGAAACCTCACTGGATGTTTGCTCTGGACAATTTGCTGAGACATGCGGTACAAGAGGCCATCACTGTGCTCCTACCAG AGCTGAAACTCCAGCTGCAGTCCTCATTTGAAATCGAGGACAGCGCTCCAAATAAAGAGGAGCCTTCTGAAGCAGAGTCTCCTGTAGTTACCCCGTTTAACCAGGTGGTGACGCCACCAGGTACACCACCTACCCCACATATTGAAAGCATAAATGAGATGACACCTACAGCCGGCCCCAGCTACCCTACAAACCTCACCCTCGTCAACAGCTGGCCCCTCAGCGATGAACTGAGGGACCTACGACAAGAAACCAGAAG ACTGCTGAGCCAGCTaagtgagaaggagagagagtacCAAGAGCTGCTGAGAAACTCTGTCCAGAGGAAACAGGAACAGATTGACACACTGAGgaaagctgctgtcactgaag ATCATGGTCTGTCTTCACATAGAAGCTCTAATCCAGAGGTCAAAGCCTTGATACGCTGGCTCAAGGCTGTCCCCGTAGATCAAGACACTATCGATAAG CTGCTTTCTCACGAGTTCACCTTGGACTGTCTCCTCTACATGGCCTGCAGGGATGACTTAATGTACTGTGGTATAAG AGGTGGCATGCTGTGTCGTATCTGGGCGGCCATCACAGCTTGCAGGAAGAACCAGCTCAGCACACACATCGAAGAGAGCGAGGACACTGTTCTATAG